The segment TCTTTCTCTTTCAGGTGTTTTTTGCGAAGAATGGATTTTTTGTTCTCAGGAAGTGGGCTCACTTCCCCGTTGAGCTGTTTTGATAAACCGTTCCTCTGTTTCCACTTGACCGCATACACCGCACTGAATCCGGTATGCTTCGCCGCGGTAGGGGACTTGAAACGGATCCGTATCATCGAGGTGTTCCATCACTTCTCCAGTGTGGGGGTCTTTTTTTACTGGCAATACCACTTGTTTGATCAGGTTGAACCGGGTTCGGTTGGTCCCGCAGGTCGGGCATTGATATGGGACTTCCATTCCCGTCACCTCCCTGTGAGTAATGTTTCCTGAGAAAGGGAAATCCATACGCTTAACCCAGTGGGATGTTTCGGGACAGACAGGAGTTTATCAGTCTGATCGAGAAAAAGTAGGCGAGTAATCCAGAGGAGGAAACATGAGATGGATGAACAAGCACAAGCATTTCTGGATAATCTGGTTCCGGTTCTGGAATCTTTGGAAAAGGGGATAAACGAAGCCTATTGGAAAGTAGCCACAACAGGAGAAAAGAAGGATGAAGAAGAACATGCCCGTCTGATGAAAGAGTTATTGCAGATCTATGTGGATCCGGATCGTTTTCAAACATTAAAGAAGTTACGGGAAGGATCTATACATGATCCCCTTCTCAAACGTCAGATTCATCTGTTACATCTGGATTTTTCCAAAAATCAGATGGATCCGGAGCAAATCGAAGAAAGTGTAAGATTGGAAACAGAAATCGAAAGTGCTTTTGTTCACTTCAGGGCGGTTTACAGGGGTAAGAAGGTTTCCAACAATGAAATCATGCAAGCTTTTCGAGATGAACGGGATACCTACAAAAGAAAGGATGTCTGGAAAGCAAGCAAACAGGTGGGAGAAATCGTGAAGGAGCCTTTGTTGCAACTGGTTCGTCTTCGCAACAGGGTGGCTCAAGCACAGGGTTACCGTGATTACTATCAGATGTCTCTGTTTTTGAATGAAATCGATGAAGCGGAATTGTTTTCGTTATTGGATGAACTGAAGGAAAAAACAGATCAACCTTTCTCTGATATAAAAAAGGAGATGGACAAGGTAATTGCAGAGCGGTATCGCCATCTTCGACCGGAAGGAATCCGTCCTTGGCATTACGAAGATCCTTTTTTCCAGGAAGCACCGATGGTATTTGATGTGGATCTGGATCGTTTTTTCAGGGATCGGAAAATAGAGGATCTGTCGGAGCAAACTTTCCGGGAAATCGGTTTGGATGTAACAAGGCTGTTGGAGCAAAGCGACCTTTATGAAAGGGCGGGAAAGTTACAACATGCCTTTTGTATGGATCTCGATCGAAAAGGGGATATTCGCATTTTATGTAACCTTCGTCCTGATTCTTATTGGATGGGAACCCTTCTTCATGAACTGGGTCATGGTGTATATGACCAGTTTATCGATGAACAACTGCCTTATCTGCTTCGGAAGCCGGCTCATACTTCCGCGACAGAAGCCGTGGCCATCATGATGGAAAGGTTGTCCCAAGAACCGGCGTGGTTGCAACGGGTGGCAGGTATTCCTCAGGAACAGGTGGAGGAAGTTCGGGATGATCTTCACAAACAATCGGTTTTGAAGATGTTGGTACAGATTCGATGGTGTATGGTGATGATTTATTTTGAACGTGACCTTTATGCTGATCCGGACCAGAATTTAAACCGCTTATGGTGGGACTACGTGGAACGGTTTCAGTTTCTCCCCCGTCCGGAAAACAGGAACGCACCGGATTGGGCCGCAAAAATCCATTTAAGCAGCCATCCGGTGTATTATCAAAATTACTTATTGGGAGATTTAATGGCTTCACAAATCATGGATACGCTTTTGCAGGAAGTAAAAGGGGAACATCCTTTGGTGGGGAGTCATGTTACAGGCGGAATTCTGCGGGAACGACTTTTTAAATTAGGAGCCACGTATCCTTGGCGGGATTGGTTGAAAAAGGCGACAGGGGAGACGCTGAATCCTGATTACTTTATTCGACAGATTGCAGACAAGAGCGATTCCTGAGCAACGGCCCAGGAAAAACAATCGATCCCTTCAACACGGATCCCGGTTAAGTTCCGTCTGGTAGCTGTCGCAGGATTGTTTTGTCAGTTTTCAATCAGCCTGGTAACGTTCCGGAATGATCTGTGACAAGAAGTTATGAAGAGATCATACTTTCTCGGCAACGGGCTCTGTTAATTCTTGATAGCGTTGGTTCATATGATGGAAGTGCTCACGAATTCGGGATTTGCTCCAACCCTTTTCCGACAGAAAAATAAGGTGATCCAACCATAAAGGGGACCAAGGGAGCTTCATTACTTTCTGGGTAAAGGCATGTGCGGCAATTTCACGTAAGTTGGAAACAGTTTGTTTCGTGGCAAAGGGTCCCCAACTTTTTTTGATGACACGGGGTAAGTGGTGATCCGTGCGACCGATTCGGGTAACCTCGAGGTGATGAAACCATTCGTGAAACAGATGAAGAGCGACTACATCGTCCTCAGATACCTGTGCACCTGACAGATGGAAGAAGCGGATCAGCTGATCCATGGAAGATCGGTAGATTTCAATGACCGGAGGTTTGCGGAAATATTGAGCACGAACCCAACCGATGGATTGAGCATCTTTTTTCTCTTTAAAGCGCAGGGTGGCTCCGGATTTAAGTACCTGATTGATCCAATAAGCCAAGTCTCCGTCATAGGAATAGGTTTCTGCCGCTTTCTCCCCAAAGTGAACCGCTGACTGGAGGTAGTTTTGAACCTGATGCCGGGGAATAAGATAATAGGCTTCATCCCGTTCCAGCTCCATCCACCCCAATGTGTCGGAAGACAG is part of the Kroppenstedtia pulmonis genome and harbors:
- a CDS encoding M2 family metallopeptidase translates to MDEQAQAFLDNLVPVLESLEKGINEAYWKVATTGEKKDEEEHARLMKELLQIYVDPDRFQTLKKLREGSIHDPLLKRQIHLLHLDFSKNQMDPEQIEESVRLETEIESAFVHFRAVYRGKKVSNNEIMQAFRDERDTYKRKDVWKASKQVGEIVKEPLLQLVRLRNRVAQAQGYRDYYQMSLFLNEIDEAELFSLLDELKEKTDQPFSDIKKEMDKVIAERYRHLRPEGIRPWHYEDPFFQEAPMVFDVDLDRFFRDRKIEDLSEQTFREIGLDVTRLLEQSDLYERAGKLQHAFCMDLDRKGDIRILCNLRPDSYWMGTLLHELGHGVYDQFIDEQLPYLLRKPAHTSATEAVAIMMERLSQEPAWLQRVAGIPQEQVEEVRDDLHKQSVLKMLVQIRWCMVMIYFERDLYADPDQNLNRLWWDYVERFQFLPRPENRNAPDWAAKIHLSSHPVYYQNYLLGDLMASQIMDTLLQEVKGEHPLVGSHVTGGILRERLFKLGATYPWRDWLKKATGETLNPDYFIRQIADKSDS
- a CDS encoding DNA alkylation repair protein, with translation MEVPYQCPTCGTNRTRFNLIKQVVLPVKKDPHTGEVMEHLDDTDPFQVPYRGEAYRIQCGVCGQVETEERFIKTAQRGSEPTS